Genomic segment of Aquarana catesbeiana isolate 2022-GZ linkage group LG09, ASM4218655v1, whole genome shotgun sequence:
gatcctcctcttcttgcattgtctccaaaacaagtcgggataagacagagttactggagtcaggctgcacgttctcagtttggtgtgtatttggtgtgtattgctagagagtttttttcttttttcttgtaagagtgcatgtgatcagcacaaggccaatcagtactgttcagacagagggtcgggggtcctgcatcctgataggacagccagtgcagtatgaaaactcctcctacaaactttaaccaggcactgatagaagtcacaagactgctatatactgctgatgaaaaaaggtttttagcagtttattaattaaaaatgaattgcatttccctgttctgtgtactgtgggagaccagatatagtgaatgcagggtcctgggtttagtaacactttattgaaAAATTAATTCCAGGGCCATTACGtactgactgtgtatatattatttttgtagAATAAGGGCATTATCTAGTGTCACTTTAAAGCCCACTTTCTTTGTCAACTCACATATGCTTTACATGTGCGGTAAGAGGTTAATGACAACATTTTGCAGacaatggggaagatttactaaaactggagcacactgaatctggtgcagctgtacatggtagccaatcagcttctaactgcagcttgtgccattaagctttgacaaaccgTGTCGGTTCACATGTGCTGCGAATTCGGTGCAAATTTAAAGCGGTACAcggtgcaaatttgcattgcgattTCTACTTGCCATGTGCGATTTTAATGCAAATTGGTGAGGGGAGTGGTCACATCTGcgattttattttcaataaaaactaggcaaaaaaataataatttgcagtgATGTGAACACTGGACTGCGATATAAATCtggtcccatagaagtctatggagctgaaattcgcactgcagcacactaaactcgcacaggacccttttttgaacCGGATCAAATTTGCACAGCATATATGTGAACAGACTTCAttggaaataatgctttttttgATGACATGTGAATCTGTGCCTTTCGAATCGCATCTGATCCACATAGAATTCatataagtgtgaaccaggcctaaaacctggaagctggtttctatgcagagctgcaccagatttagcatactccagtttaagtaaatctcccccaatgctcCATGAAAGGACACAAACAACTGAGGTAACTGAAATAAgggtgcatttttatttttttaaagaccaATAGTGGTTAAaatatctaattaaaaaaaaatcaaacagttcTTAAAAAGGTGTTTTAATCTCATTCAGTTGTGTATTCTCTGCAGTGTTTTGTTGTGAAGCCTGAATTTCCATTCCTATAGATATGTGATTATTTTATCTTGGAGCTTGTAAACATTCCAAATGCACATAAGTTATGTTATACTGCATACAAAGTTTGTAGCAAATCCAAATTACATGCTCTGCTAATTCAAGTCTGACTATCAACGCTTACAGTCATTCCATATACACCGAATACTGTGAAATGTGCAGTGATTTCAGACTTAGAAGTGTCCCATATATAGTGAAACTTGCAGTGCTGGTCAAAACATAGGCGTGATTTGTGCAGCTGGTCCATTAACATATAGGTGTGTTTAATATTGTGTAAAACTTGTAGTCATTCTTTAGCTTCCTGTCTGGCTGAAAGTAACTCTTTGTTCACATTTTTGTGCTGTTCAGTGTTTTGTATAGTGGCATTCTTCCATGACTGGATACACGGAAGTgatatcttgtgtttttttttttttaaatagtgacacaTCCTAGCTTATAAAATCCAAATTAAGAATGTATTCTATTCAGTACCTTGGGATTCTTGGGAAAAACTTTCTAACCTATCAGAGGCTTCTTCTACTAGCCATTGAACCATGCTTTTCACCTCTACCTGCAATGATTTCCATTCTGCATCCTCCTTCACATCATCTTCACCATCATTTATGTCTTCCTGATTGCCCCCTTGGTGGTAATAGTTAAAGTCCACTGTCTTTGGTGCTGATTCTTCTTGAAATGTTGAGAATTCTGTGTGTGGTTCCTCTGATCTTGCAGTACATGTGGTGTGGGTGATCACAATCTCCTGTTTGACTGACCTGTCTTTGATCTCTTCTGAAAAGACTTTTCCTAGACCTTtatgtttttttacacatttgttcTTCTTTGGCAAATTGCCTTCTTCAAGACTGCCCTGTTCAGTTATTTGAGCTTGAGTTTTTCCCAAATTATTCCCATGTCCTTCTTGCTCTAGACAGAGTGTATCTGGTACTCTTGTGCTCTCTGTATTGCTGTTCTGTTCTAACAAGCAGTCTCCTCCTTTCTGTAAATAGCCATCCTGTTCTAAGAACTGATCTCctgctttccctttttttcttataTGGTTACCCTTTTCTAGAAACTGGCCTTCTGCTTTTCCGTCTTTCTGTTTATGGCAGTCCTCTTCTAGAAAATGGTCTTCTGCTTTTCCATCTTTGTGTTTATGGTATTCCTCTTCTAGAAACTGGTCTTCTACTTTTCCATCTTTGTGTTTATGGCACTCCTCTTCTGGAAACTGGTCTTCTGCTTTTCTGTCTTTGTGTTTTTGGCAGTCCTCTTCTACAAACTGGTCTTCTGCTTTTCCGTCTTTGTGTTTTTGGCAGTCCTCTTCTAGAAACTGATTTTCTGCTTTTCCATTTTTGTGTTTATGGTAGTCTTCTTCTAGAAACTGGTCATCTGCTTTTCCATTTTTGTGTTTATGGCACTCCTCTTCTGGAAACTGGTCTTCTGCTTTTCCGTCTTTGTGTTTTTGGCAGTCCTCTTCTACAAACTGGTCTCCTGCTTTTCCGTCTTTGTGTTTTTGGCAGTCCTCTTCTAGAAACTGATCTTCTGCTTTTCCATCTTTGTGTTTATGGTAGTATTCTTCTAGAAACTGGTCATCTGCTTTTACATGTTTCTGTTTATGGCAGACTTCTTTTAGAAAATGGTCTTCTGCTTTTCCGTCTTTGTGTTTATGGCAGTCCTCTTCTAGAAGCTGGTCTTCTGCTTTTCCATCTTTGTGTTTATGGCATGCCTCTTCTAAAAACTGGCCACCTGCTTTTTCTTCTAGAAAGTGGTATCTTGTTTTACTTTCTTTCTGTGAATGGCTGTTTTGTTCTAGAAGATGGTCTCCTGCATTTTCTTCTTTCTGTATATGACTGGCTTGGTCTGGAAACTGGTccattgttttttcttctttttgtatatGGCTGTTCTGTTCAGGTGAGTGGTCTGTTTTTTCTATTTTCCCTATTTGGATATTCTGTTTTTGAGAAAGGTTTTCTGGTTCCTTCATATTCTCTACATGGATTTCCTTTTCTAGCAAGTGGTCTCTTTTTTCTTTATAACTGTCCCTATCTATCAAATGGCTTTCTGACTCTCCTACAACCTCTTCATGAGTTTTGATTTTAGGAAGATTTTCAACCGATTCTTCTACTTTGTCTTGTTTCTTCTGAGTGTCTTCAGCAATCTCTGCATGGCTCTCCTGGTCAATTACATCTGGTAACACTTCCCCATCTTTTTTATGTTCTGAAAATGCAGATCTTGCTCTCCCCTCACTTTCCTCTTGCGTTGTTGAGCTTTTAGCTATGTCTCCTGTATTTTCTTCAGGGCATTTTTGTtcttgtaagtaattttctagctttCCTGCATTCTCCATTATTACGCCATTTTCTGGCAAGTcatttgccacatcatctgcctTCTTTGTGTGAATGAACTGATTGTGTTCTTGTAAGTCATCGTCTAGTTCATGTACCCTTTTTGAGTTGATCTCTAGATTGTTTGCGCTGTCTCCTGGCTCTGGTATGCCCTCTGTTTGTTCCTGTTTCGTGATTTTGTTGCCCAGGTCCTCCACTATTTCTTTATGACTCTCTTGGCTTAAAATGTCTTTGTCCTTGTGTCTGTTTCCCTTGCCTGCATGACTTTCTTGTTCTTTCAGGTCATTTCCAAGTTCTTCAACATTGTTTGTTGGGTTTTTGTATTCTGCCATGCAATTCCTTTTAACACCTATGTTCATTTCACCATTATCCTTTTCATCCACAGTTTTCTCTGGGTCTCTTAAATTCTTGATTTCCCTGTCGCCCTGATCAGCACTTAATTCTACTTTTCTCGCCTCAACTTTGCATGCTTTTTCTCCCTTCATGATTTCGTCGCTTTCCTTCTCTTCTGACATTTTTCCCTTGTCTCCCAATATATCCTCATGTATTTTTGGTTTAGTAACTTTCCCACCTAAGTCTATTATTTTCTCATGGTGTTCTTCTACAAAAAAACCTTCCTTGCACTGCTCCATTTCTATCACTTTTTCCTTCTCTGTGGCATCTCTTTCTCTCATTAGTCTGTAGCCTCTAATTTTTCTCAAAAAGGACGCCTTGGAGTATGGTTTTAATTCATCTTCTGGAATCGCCTGGTTCCCTTGTTCATCTACCTTATTTACTTGTGCGTTTATCTGCTCACCGATTTCTTTTCTTTCTGCTGGTCTGAGACAAGGTAACCGAAAAATATTCCCACTCAGCACCTTTCGTTTTTTCCCTCTAACTTCATGTTTGTCCTCTGTGCTTTGATTGCTTGACGAAGCATCCTCTAGGGACCTATCCTGCTCTGTCCTTTTCAGAAACAGACAGATGAATCCTCCTCTTAGGCAAGATGGTTGAGTTGCTTTAGGAGATTCCATTGATGTTCTCTGTGATCTGTCATGTCCTTCAGAGACTGCATTTTCAGATGTTTCTGGACTGCCTGGCTGTGGCATTCCCATATTTGGCTTGGTTTATATGGCTAATGATAATGTCTTATCTTCAGTATCTGTAGAAAATAAGAGCAAAAATATTAATGGTCAAATAAATTTGTATGTGAAGCAGTCTTATGAGATCTCTATGTCACAGAGAGGTTGCTTTTCAATTTTCTTTGATCTTTATCACATATCCGCCTATGAATAAAAAGAATCAATAACACATGCTAATTTTAGTTTATTTAAAAAGGTGCCCATATCCTCTGTCTCTGGTTACCAATGCAAAGAACACTTCTCCTGTGATTGGAGGAGAGCCTGTAATGTGGCTTCGACTGGTAATATGATAGCCCTCtactcctttttatttatttattaggatAGGGGGCGGCAAAACACAAACCCCCAGCCAGAGTTCTGAGACCCCCCAGAGTCACCTCTATCCCTCCCAGTGTGTAGAGCTGAGCTATGCAAGTGTGGAGTGGCTGGAGCGGGGGTGGGGTTGTAGTACCAGCGTTGGGTGGCTGGAGAATGGAGGGGTGGACTAGCAGTACCAGCGTGGGGTGGCAGGAGAACGGTGGTGGGGGGTTGGGCTagcagtagggttgcaccgatacagtTTTGTACTGGAGAGTACAACATGGAggagtcaaagatcaccgggcagtGTCGTCCattgtcgcctcctcacacctgatttaaaaactctaattgccgtactactgtgTCGCAATTGCATGCAGTGCACagtaatcatgggtttaaatcagatgGTGAGGAGGTAACATATTGCATCCTCACCATCTGTCAAATACActtagatcgcttttcagaggagcagacTTTTGAATGAGCCCTTGGTTGCATTCTGTAGCAGCACCCTTAGGACTCGTTTACATGTACAGTTGGGGGGTTGtcagttttaccacccccaaccccctccccttcctccccgccccgaggcagcagccaaaggtgtacacatgtcgcagcagGAATAAAACCccatgttgcttttggtgggtgctactgcctgccaatcatgacctattcaagtaaatggggcaaCTCTGCAAGCGCcacgcaactgcatgcttctgtggggtccaaggggttaaagaaggtggcgagaaagcaacacaacactgcctgctttaacaccttgtttgctgtactgcataaggttgcagggcacttgtagagcagcctcattcacttgaatgggtcatgcttggcaggtgtaACACCCATCATccatgacagggcgtataactcCTGCTGTGGCTGCGACATGtctacacccctggccactgcagctaaagggggcgCAGTTGGGGTGGGGatgataaaaacacatcttaactatggggttttaccaccaccCCCCAATCTGCAAAtgtgaatgaacccttactgttctgagccccctataaggctgctttcacaatgatgtgctgtggtttacctgccccatgggtgcagcacagtgcatttGTGGCTTTCCTGGGCtacctgcactttgccatagacttctattatatcttgtagCTGTGGTTTGCTTTCAAAAAGttcaccaaacccgcaggatataacagaagtctatggctaagcgtaGCAAACCTGCAGCAAAGCTGTAGGTACACTGCACCCGCGGTGTGTGGAATCAGCAGCAAatcggtgtgaaagcagccctatactataatgtccagtgtattgcttcacactgaccactctcttttttcctgctgctggcaccactctggagaccgctagccgggataagaggtggaataCAGTTGGTattactccgcatgggacaggtgGCAGCAGTACAGAGGGggtatcggcttatgcggctcttgctctaTACTACATCTTCAACTTTAGAAGTATTCCTTTagtattgcactctgtttgatggtctgggatggcgggtcagcaagcccagaccgtgatctaccagtcacctgtccgcaaGCTACGGGTAGATTGTGATCTACTGGTTGCAATCCCCCGCTGTAGGTTGCTCACTCAGCACCTCCTCCATTCATTAAAAgccttgctttttttttcaatggaagCAAGCTGCTCTGTGGTTAGAGGAGTTGTGAATGAACATCAAGATCCCCCCTCCTGcaatcacagaacaccttgcataCATTGGAAAGAATGAATGGAGGAGGCACCGAGTGAGCAACCCACAGTGTATTCAGTGTATTTCTTCTCAGCACCTGATGTTTGGCTCCAATAGGAGGCCGCTGCCTAAGTAAAAATAAGATATGATTAAAATGCTGCAGCAACAAGATATTAGAGCTAACTTATTTATACTGTGCAAatagtgaaacttttttttttttgccgattcTTCAGCTTTAGTCTATTTTAGTAGGGAAGAGTTTACATTTCTGTCAAGTTTTTTTCTCCTGTGATTCCTTTAGTGagtttttccctcactttctgcccTTTGACACCTGTACAAGAATAGCAGGGTTAGGTTGCCACTGGGGCATGAAATGCATGGAGAGCAATAAAAAAAGATTCTGGGGAATTCAGTAAATATCTAttggcagttttcaggtgctatggCCCCTAAAATGGCCTGTGCCAGACTGTGCCAGACTCAAAAAACCCCTACCACCCGTTTCAGTAACTTTTTTGACGTGCAGCAGATTTAGGAATTTCTTAATAGCGCCATTTTACAAAGTGGTGCTATtaatgcaccaaataaaaaaataattacctccagtttgtagataacaaaactggaggtaattaatCCTACACTAACTTGGTGTATAGAGACAGGCAGAGTGCCTTTCCCTGTACACCGTGTAGCAGAGCAGCATACAATATTTGTTTTCTGTAGCCAATAGTAAGTTGTCAGTTGGGTAAGGGTCTGCCGACTGCTTGCTGTCAATCACATGGGGAGTGAAACCTGATGGGGAACTAATGTCAGtgaatccccatcaggctccaGCCCCCCAGATACAAAACTCCCGGCCCCTGCGCTGTCTGACAGGTGTAGTGGTGGAAGGGAGCACAGAGGCTCTAAACCTTCCTCATTCTATCCATAACAAAATACAACATTTTGGCTGAGGTTTGGTTTTACCCTCCAGTAAAATGAATGAAGGTACATTATGTATTCAATAaacaaatataacttttttttttttaattgcagctaatttaaagcagtagtaaacactGCTTGGTTGCTcatacctacaggtaagtttataGCATGGCTTATCTATaagtacaatgaatatctcctaaacgttcacactgtcagccagtgatgtcaccagcagtGCCGGGACCAATTCATCTAgagccagaggcgtatctagtgaaaatggcgcctatggcaagcactgaaactgtgcccctgtcaaaaaaaaaacaacaaaacaaaaaaaaacagctaacaaaactacaagtcaagctctttaatccttctattaacaaattagtactacataaactgcccaatggatcagttcgcccctggtcattaaacattctacattcagtgaaagttagtgtactgcaaagtttgctctgcatgaactttcactgaatgtagaatgtttaaggagcttgttgcacaaatcactttattaaactttatgatatctatttatttaatccatattgagcactatttgattgtgtgtatatgccaagcacaagcaaccaatcaaatatggtgctcaatatggattacattaatatgcatagccataaatatcagaaataaaagtgtaataaagtgatttgtgcaacagcaggtactacttttaaatagactgcgaatgtgactacagcagatgaccagactgcgaatgtgactacagcagatgaccagactgcgaatacaggagatgaccagactgtgaatgcgacatactacaggagatggccagaatgcaaatgcgacatactacaggaaatgaccagactgcaaattcgacatactacaggagatgaccagtctgcgaatgcgacatactacaggagatgaccagaatgcgaatgcgacatactacaggagatgaccagaatgcgaatgcgacatactacaggagatgaccagaatgcgaatgcgacatactacaggagatgaccagaatgcgaatgcgacatactacaggagatgaccagaatgcgaatgcgactacagcagatgaccagactgcgaatgcgactacagcagatgaccagaatgcgacatactacagcagatgaccagactgcgaatgcgactacagatgaccagactgcgaatgcgactacagatgaccagactgcgaatgcgactacagcagatgaccagactgcgaatgcaatgtactacaggagatgaccagactgcgaatgcgacatactacaggagatgaacagagactgcgaatgcgactacagcagatgaccagactgcgaatgcgatatactacaggagatgaccagactgcgaatgcgactacaagagatgaccagactgcgaatgcgactacaggagatgaccagaatgcgactacagcagatgaccagactgcgaatgcgacgacagcagatgaccagactgcgaatgcgactacagcagatgaccagattgcgaatgtgacatactacagcagatgaccagactgcgaatgcgacatactacaggagatgaccagaaggcgaatgcgactacaagagataaccagactgcaaatttgacatactacagcagatgaccagactgcgaatgtgactacagcagatgaccagactgcgaatgcgacatactacaagagatgaccagactgcgaatgtgactacagcagatgaccagattgcgaatgtgacatactacagcagatgaccagactgcgaatgcgactacagcagatgaccagactgcgaatgcgacatactacagcagatgaccagactgcgaatgcgacatactacagcagatgaccagactgcgaatgcgacatactacaggagatgaccagactgcgaatgtgactacagcagatgaccagattgcgaatgtgacatactacagcagatgaccagactgcgaatgcgactacagaagatgaccagactgcgaatgctactacagcagatgaccagactgcgaatacgacatactacaggagatgaccagagactgtgaatgcgactacagcagatgaccagactgcgaatgcgacatactacaggagatgaccagactgcaaatgcgactacaagagatgaccagactgcgaatgtgactacaggagatgaccagaatgtgactacagcagatgaccagactgcgaatgcgactacagcagatgaccagattgcgaatgtgacatactacagcagatgaccagactgcgaatgcgacatactacaggagatgaccagactgcgaatgcgactacaagagatgaccagactgcgaatgcgacatactacagcagatgaccagactgcgaatgtgactacagcagatgaccagactgcgaatgcgacatactacaagagatgaccagactgcgaatgtgactacagcagatgaccagactgcgaatgcgactacagcagatgaccagactgcgaatgcgactacagcagatgaccagattgcgaatgtgactacagcagatgaccagactgcgaatgcgactacagaagatgaccagactgcgaatgcgactacagcagatgatcagactgcgaatgcgactacagcagatgaccagattgcgaatgtgacttactacagcaaatgaccagactgcgaatgtgactacaggagatgaccagaatgcgactacagcagatgaccagactgcaaatgcgactacagcagatgaccaga
This window contains:
- the LOC141107781 gene encoding uncharacterized protein, producing MGMPQPGSPETSENAVSEGHDRSQRTSMESPKATQPSCLRGGFICLFLKRTEQDRSLEDASSSNQSTEDKHEVRGKKRKVLSGNIFRLPCLRPAERKEIGEQINAQVNKVDEQGNQAIPEDELKPYSKASFLRKIRGYRLMRERDATEKEKVIEMEQCKEGFFVEEHHEKIIDLGGKVTKPKIHEDILGDKGKMSEEKESDEIMKGEKACKVEARKVELSADQGDREIKNLRDPEKTVDEKDNGEMNIGVKRNCMAEYKNPTNNVEELGNDLKEQESHAGKGNRHKDKDILSQESHKEIVEDLGNKITKQEQTEGIPEPGDSANNLEINSKRVHELDDDLQEHNQFIHTKKADDVANDLPENGVIMENAGKLENYLQEQKCPEENTGDIAKSSTTQEESEGRARSAFSEHKKDGEVLPDVIDQESHAEIAEDTQKKQDKVEESVENLPKIKTHEEVVGESESHLIDRDSYKEKRDHLLEKEIHVENMKEPENLSQKQNIQIGKIEKTDHSPEQNSHIQKEEKTMDQFPDQASHIQKEENAGDHLLEQNSHSQKESKTRYHFLEEKAGGQFLEEACHKHKDGKAEDQLLEEDCHKHKDGKAEDHFLKEVCHKQKHVKADDQFLEEYYHKHKDGKAEDQFLEEDCQKHKDGKAGDQFVEEDCQKHKDGKAEDQFPEEECHKHKNGKADDQFLEEDYHKHKNGKAENQFLEEDCQKHKDGKAEDQFVEEDCQKHKDRKAEDQFPEEECHKHKDGKVEDQFLEEEYHKHKDGKAEDHFLEEDCHKQKDGKAEGQFLEKGNHIRKKGKAGDQFLEQDGYLQKGGDCLLEQNSNTESTRVPDTLCLEQEGHGNNLGKTQAQITEQGSLEEGNLPKKNKCVKKHKGLGKVFSEEIKDRSVKQEIVITHTTCTARSEEPHTEFSTFQEESAPKTVDFNYYHQGGNQEDINDGEDDVKEDAEWKSLQVEVKSMVQWLVEEASDRLESFSQESQGTE